The genomic interval GTTCGGTAAACCCCTCACCTTCACTCACTATCTGATCTGGTTTTCTTGCCATGATTTATTCGCTAATATTTATGCTAAAACTTTAGTCCGCCCTCTCGAGCAGCATCTGCCATGGCTTTAACTCTACCGTGATATTTGTATCCGGAACGGTCAAAAGCCACTTCTATAACACCTGCTTCCCGCGCTTTATCTGCCAGACGGGCACCCAATTTTACGGCGGCTTCGACATTTCCACCGCTCGCAAGTTGCTTCTTAAAGTCAGGTTCAATCGTCGAAGCGCTGACCAGAACCTGGCCGGCATCCTGATCGATGATCTGGGCGTAAAAATGTCTCGGCGACTTGAACACGCAAAGCCTCAAGACACCCTGACGACGTATGCGGTTACGGGTTTTGGATGCGCGCCGTAGTCGTGCAACTTTTTTTTGGCTCATGATGTTTACTCTTTGCCTACAGTCGAAAATGCTAGATCTTCTTTGCCTGTTTGCGAATAACATGCTCGTCGCTGTATCTCAGGCCTTTACCTTTGTAAGGCTCAGGCGGTCGAAAGCTGCGTATTTCTGCTGCGACCTGGCCCACCTTCTGTTTATCTGCACCTTTGACGAGAACTTCGGTTTGGGACGGTGTTTCAACAGTGACCCCATCGGGCACCTTGTAAACAACAGGGTGTGAAAATCCCAGGCTCAGTGTCAACGTTGCACCCTGCGCCTGGGCGCGGTATCCGATACCGATAATGGTGAGTTTCTTCTCAAATCCAGTCGATACACCCGTTACCATATTATTGACCAGCGACCGCGTTGTACCTGCCATTGCCCGGTCGATGTCTCTGCTGAAGCTCACACGAAGCGTACCTTCATCTTGTGCCAATTCAATGTTTGGATATAGCACAAGACCCAATTCACCGTTCGGGCCCTTAACACTGATTGAACCGCCCTTAAGTGTTACTTGAACACCTTTGGGCAAATTTATCGGGTTATTTGCGACTCTGGACATAGGAAATTGACCTCAGACCGATTGCTCTCGATCTAACAGACCGAGCAGATAACCTCACCGCCAATACCCTCTGATCTTGCCTGGCGATCGGACATGATCCCTTTAGAGGTTGAAATCATAATTAGACCCAGCCCGCTGTTTAATCTCGGCATATCGCCTGCGCTGCAATACATCCGTCGACCTGGGCGACTGACTCTGGACAACTGTTCGATAACGGGTTCGCCATCGTGATAACGAAGAGTTATCGACAGGGTCTTTTTCCGATCGACCTCCTCTACCGCAAACCCATCTACAAAACCTTCTTCTTTTAACACTTTGGCAATAGCTACCTTAACACCAGATGAAGGCATGGCGACGCTCACTTTGTTCCGAGTGAGTCCGTTGCGGATCCGTGTCAACATATCCGCTATTGGGTCTGACATACTCATATTCGACGTGCTCCCTTGCTTATCTACCAACTGGCCTTAGTAACACCAGGTGCTTCACCGCGCATCATAACTTCACGAAGAGCGCTTCTCGATAGACCAAATCTACGGAAGTAACCCCTTGGTCTCCCGGTGAGTGCACAGCGGTTTCTTTGTCGACTCTTCGAAGAATCCCGCGGCAGTTTCTGAAGATCGATCATTGCCTGCCAACGTTCGTCATAGGAAGAATTCCTATCTATTATCTGTCGTTTGAGCTGAAGCCTCTGTTTACTGTAGAGTTCAGCCAGTCGACGACGCTTTACTTCCCGTGCGACCGTAGAATTTTTTGCCATATGATTAACTTCCTTTAGTTGCGAAGAGGAAAGTTGAATCCCCTCAACAGAGCTTCACTTTCTTTATCGGTACGCGCTGACGTGGTGATGGTGACATCAAGCCCCCGGATTGCATCGATTTTGTCGTAGTCCACTTCGGGGAATACGATCTGTTCCTTGAGTCCCAGGCTATAGTTACCGCGTCCATCAAAAGACCTGGGTGACAGCCCGCGGAAATCCCTAGCTCTGGGAAACGCAACTGAAATCAAACGATCGAGAAACTCATACATTCTTTCGCGCCGTAGTGTGACCTTACAACCGACTGACCACCCCTCTCGAACCTTAAAATTGGCAACTGATTTTCGTGCTTTTGTGATGATGGGTTTCTGCCCGGAAATAGCCGAAAGATCTGCAACTGCAGATTCCATGGCGTTCTTGTTTACCAGCGCCTCTCCGACACCCATGTTCAGCGTAATCTTTGTAATTCTTGGAACCTGCATGACGCTCTGGTAACCAAACTTTTCCATCAACGATGGTACCAATGTATCCTGGTAGTAACTTTCAAGCCGTGTCATGAGTATCTTTCCGAATTGCTTGACTAAAGATCTGCCACTTCACCGTCAGATTTAAACACCCGGACCTTGCGACCGTCCTCAAGTACCCTGTACCCGACCCGATCAGCCTTATTGGTGTTGGGATTGAATAGGGCGACGTTTGACAACTGTATTGGCGCTTCTTTCTCGATAATGCCTCCGGTCTCGCCTCGGTTTGGATTCGGTTTGACGTGTTTCTTGATCACATTTACGTTGTCAACCAGAACCCGGCTATGTTCAATAATCTGAAGCACCGTTCCGCGTTTGCCTTTGTCACGGCCTGATAGAACCACAACGTCATCACCCTTTCTGATCTTGCTCATTCAATCACCTCACAACACTTCGGGCGCGAGAGAAATGATCCGCATGAACTGCTCCGATCTTAGCTCTCTGGTTACGGGACCAAAAATTCGTGTACCGACGGGCTGATTCTGTACGTTCAGCAATACAGCTGCATTGCGATCAAATCTGATCAGCGATCCATCTGGCCTTCGAACACCGTGCCGAGTACGCACTACAACCGCGTTGAACAGCTCACCTTTTCTTACACGGCTGTTTGGAATTGCTTCCTTGATGCTGATTTTGATGATATCCCCAATACCGGCATAGCGTCTTTTGGAGCCACCGAGCACCTTAATACACTGAACTCGGCGAGCACCACTGTTGTCCGCTACATCCAGCATTGTCTGAACCTGAATCATTTACTTTGCCTCGATACTGTTACCGATCAAGAACCTTTACCAGCCGCCAAGACTTGTTCTTCGACAATGGCCGGCATTCCTCGATGATCACCTTATCCCCTTCGCGACACTCATTCTGCTCATCATGCGCATGTATTTTGGATGATCGACGGATATATTTTTTGTAGAGCGCATGTTTAATCTGGCGAACAACCAAAACTGTGATCGTTTTGTCCATCTTGGCACTCAGAACACTACCTTGAAATGTTCGCGTTCTTTTTTCCGTCTGGCTGGTGTTCTGCTCTGTCATGTTTCAGCTCTGCCAATTTCATTCATTTGTGTCTTGATCCGGGCTATCTCGCGGCGAATCACTTTGAACCTGGAGGGATTAGTCATTTGCCCTGTACTGTTCTGCATGCGCAGGTTGAACTGCTCCTTACGCAGTCCAAGCAGTTCGGTTTCGAGCTCAGCTTTCCCCATCTGTTTAACCGACTTATCTGCCATATCACGCTGCCTGCCGACTTACAAAGATCGTTCTCACTGGCAACTTAGCTCCTGCCAGCCTAAACGCCTCCCTTGCCGACGTTTCGTCTACACCTTGAATCTCGTAAAGCACGGTACCTGGCTGAACGAGTGCTACCCAGTACTCAGGATTCCCCTTTCCTTTGCCCATTCGGACCTCTAGCGGCTTTTTAGATATTGGTTTGTCTGGAAAAACTCTGATCCATACGCGGCCACCACGCTTCACATAACGGTTTATCGCCCGTCGGGCCGCCTCGATCTGGCGTGAGGTCAATCGGCCCCGGTCAGTAGACTTGAGCCCATAATCGCCGAAACTGACGCGATTGCCACGCTCAGCGAGACCCCTATTGCGGCCTTTGTGCTGTTTCCTGAACTTTGTTCTTTTCGGCTGCAGCATAGCGTAGTTACCTCAATCAGGCTTGTGCCCCGGACTGGGTTTTCTGGGCTGACTCGGCTTCAGCCTCGCCCGGCATGATCTCGCCCTTGAAAATCCATGCCTTGACACCGATGACACCGTAAGTTGTCTGCGCCTCGGCAAAGCCGTAGTCGACGTCTGCACGCAAGGTGTGTAGCGGGACGCGACCCTCCCGGTACCACTCTGTACGGGCTATCTCGGCACCGTTTAGACGGCCTGAAATCATGATCTTCACGCCTTTAGCACCCAAGCGCATTGAATTCTGTACGGCCCGTTTCATGGCCCGGCGAAACATGATTCTTTTTTCCAGCTGCTGACAGACATTCTCGGCTACCAGCCTGGCATCGAGTTCTGGTTTTCGAATCTCTTCTACAGCAATCTGCACCGGGACTTGATTGTTCATGGCCAGCACCTGGCGCCTCAAACGTTCTATATCCTCGCCCTTTTTACCAATCACGATACCGGGGCGACCGGTATGGATCGTGACATTTAGGTTTTCGCCTGCGCGTAGAAGTTCTATCTTGCTGACTGCAGCATTGGCCAGCTGCTTGCGCAGAAAACTGCGGATCTTTTGGTCAGCAACAAGATTCTTCGCGTAGTGCCGACGGCTAGCAAACCATTTTGCATCCCAATCACGTATGATCCCCAGGCGAAAACCGTTTGGATGTATCTTTTGCCCCATCAGTCTTTCCCCTTATCTTCGTCACTCACCGCGACAGTGATATGACTAGTTCGTTTGATAATCGGTGTTGCACGACCTTTGGCCCGAGGTCGCCAGCGTTTCAATACAGGCCCCTCGTCTACCATGATGATATTGATACGTAATTCATCAATATCCAGGCCCTCATTGTGCTCCGCATTAGCGATCGCCGACTCCAGGGTCTTGCGAATCGGTCCAGCTGCCTTTTTGGGACTAAACTGCAGAAGCTCAAGCGCCTGACCCACCGGCAGACTACGCACCTGGTCAGCGACCAGGCGGCACTTCTGCGGTGAAATCCGTATATAACGAGAGACAGCTCTGACTTCCATCTGCGTTCGTCCTCCTGACTATTTCACTTTTCGGTCTGCTGCGTGACCGCGAAAAGTTCGAGTAAACGCAAATTCGCCAAGCTTATGGCCCACCATGTTC from Gammaproteobacteria bacterium carries:
- the rpmC gene encoding 50S ribosomal protein L29; the protein is MADKSVKQMGKAELETELLGLRKEQFNLRMQNSTGQMTNPSRFKVIRREIARIKTQMNEIGRAET
- the rplR gene encoding 50S ribosomal protein L18: MSQKKVARLRRASKTRNRIRRQGVLRLCVFKSPRHFYAQIIDQDAGQVLVSASTIEPDFKKQLASGGNVEAAVKLGARLADKAREAGVIEVAFDRSGYKYHGRVKAMADAAREGGLKF
- the rplV gene encoding 50S ribosomal protein L22; amino-acid sequence: MEVRAVSRYIRISPQKCRLVADQVRSLPVGQALELLQFSPKKAAGPIRKTLESAIANAEHNEGLDIDELRINIIMVDEGPVLKRWRPRAKGRATPIIKRTSHITVAVSDEDKGKD
- the rplE gene encoding 50S ribosomal protein L5 yields the protein MTRLESYYQDTLVPSLMEKFGYQSVMQVPRITKITLNMGVGEALVNKNAMESAVADLSAISGQKPIITKARKSVANFKVREGWSVGCKVTLRRERMYEFLDRLISVAFPRARDFRGLSPRSFDGRGNYSLGLKEQIVFPEVDYDKIDAIRGLDVTITTSARTDKESEALLRGFNFPLRN
- the rpsQ gene encoding 30S ribosomal protein S17: MTEQNTSQTEKRTRTFQGSVLSAKMDKTITVLVVRQIKHALYKKYIRRSSKIHAHDEQNECREGDKVIIEECRPLSKNKSWRLVKVLDR
- the rpsH gene encoding 30S ribosomal protein S8, which gives rise to MSMSDPIADMLTRIRNGLTRNKVSVAMPSSGVKVAIAKVLKEEGFVDGFAVEEVDRKKTLSITLRYHDGEPVIEQLSRVSRPGRRMYCSAGDMPRLNSGLGLIMISTSKGIMSDRQARSEGIGGEVICSVC
- the rplX gene encoding 50S ribosomal protein L24 yields the protein MSKIRKGDDVVVLSGRDKGKRGTVLQIIEHSRVLVDNVNVIKKHVKPNPNRGETGGIIEKEAPIQLSNVALFNPNTNKADRVGYRVLEDGRKVRVFKSDGEVADL
- the rplN gene encoding 50S ribosomal protein L14 gives rise to the protein MIQVQTMLDVADNSGARRVQCIKVLGGSKRRYAGIGDIIKISIKEAIPNSRVRKGELFNAVVVRTRHGVRRPDGSLIRFDRNAAVLLNVQNQPVGTRIFGPVTRELRSEQFMRIISLAPEVL
- the rplP gene encoding 50S ribosomal protein L16: MLQPKRTKFRKQHKGRNRGLAERGNRVSFGDYGLKSTDRGRLTSRQIEAARRAINRYVKRGGRVWIRVFPDKPISKKPLEVRMGKGKGNPEYWVALVQPGTVLYEIQGVDETSAREAFRLAGAKLPVRTIFVSRQAA
- the rpsN gene encoding 30S ribosomal protein S14, whose protein sequence is MAKNSTVAREVKRRRLAELYSKQRLQLKRQIIDRNSSYDERWQAMIDLQKLPRDSSKSRQRNRCALTGRPRGYFRRFGLSRSALREVMMRGEAPGVTKASW
- the rplF gene encoding 50S ribosomal protein L6, whose protein sequence is MSRVANNPINLPKGVQVTLKGGSISVKGPNGELGLVLYPNIELAQDEGTLRVSFSRDIDRAMAGTTRSLVNNMVTGVSTGFEKKLTIIGIGYRAQAQGATLTLSLGFSHPVVYKVPDGVTVETPSQTEVLVKGADKQKVGQVAAEIRSFRPPEPYKGKGLRYSDEHVIRKQAKKI